Proteins encoded together in one Oncorhynchus mykiss isolate Arlee chromosome 7, USDA_OmykA_1.1, whole genome shotgun sequence window:
- the LOC110528630 gene encoding L-rhamnose-binding lectin CSL3 isoform X1: MCILRLTVVTLLATACCTLTDGAISITCEGSDALLQCDGGKIHIKRANYGRRQHDVCSIGRPDNQLTDTNCLSQSSTSKMAERCGGKSECIVPASNFVFGDPCVGTYKYLDTKYSCVQQQETISSIICEGSDSQLLCDRGEIRIQRANYGRRQHDVCSIGRPHKQLKNTNCLRQSTTSIMAERCDGKRQCIVKVSNSVFGDPCVGTYKYLDVAYTCD, encoded by the exons ATGTGCATTTTGAGACTGACGGTGGTCACAT TGCTGGCTACAGCTTGCTGCACACTAACAGATggag CAATCAGCATCACATGTGAAGGCTCTGATGCTTTACTGCAATGTG ATGGAGGTAAGATCCATATCAAGCGTGCAAACTACGGTCGTCGTCAACACGATGTGTGTTCTATTGGGCGCCCTGATAACCAACTCACCGACACCAACTGCCTCAGCCAATCCTCCACCAGCAAGATGGCAGAAAG ATGCGGTGGGAAGAGCGAGTGTATTGTCCCTGCATCCAATTTTGTTTTTGGAGACCCCTGTGTCGGGACTTATAAGTACCTGGACACCAAATACTCCTGTGTCCAACAGCAAGAAACAA TAAGCAGCATCATATGTGAAGGCTCTGATTCTCAACTACTATGTG ATCGAGGTGAGATCCGTATTCAGCGTGCCAACTATGGTCGTCGTCAACACGATGTGTGTTCCATTGGGCGCCCACATAAACAACTCAAAAACACCAACTGCCTCAGGCAATCCACCACCAGCATAATGGCAGAAAG GTGTGATGGAAAGCGCCAGTGTATCGTCAAGGTATCCAACTCTGTGTTCGGTGACCCCTGTGTCGGAACCTATAAGTACTTGGATGTGGCTTACACCTGTGACTGA
- the LOC110528630 gene encoding L-rhamnose-binding lectin CSL3 isoform X2, whose product MCILRLTVVTSISITCEGSDALLQCDGGKIHIKRANYGRRQHDVCSIGRPDNQLTDTNCLSQSSTSKMAERCGGKSECIVPASNFVFGDPCVGTYKYLDTKYSCVQQQETISSIICEGSDSQLLCDRGEIRIQRANYGRRQHDVCSIGRPHKQLKNTNCLRQSTTSIMAERCDGKRQCIVKVSNSVFGDPCVGTYKYLDVAYTCD is encoded by the exons ATGTGCATTTTGAGACTGACGGTGGTCACAT CAATCAGCATCACATGTGAAGGCTCTGATGCTTTACTGCAATGTG ATGGAGGTAAGATCCATATCAAGCGTGCAAACTACGGTCGTCGTCAACACGATGTGTGTTCTATTGGGCGCCCTGATAACCAACTCACCGACACCAACTGCCTCAGCCAATCCTCCACCAGCAAGATGGCAGAAAG ATGCGGTGGGAAGAGCGAGTGTATTGTCCCTGCATCCAATTTTGTTTTTGGAGACCCCTGTGTCGGGACTTATAAGTACCTGGACACCAAATACTCCTGTGTCCAACAGCAAGAAACAA TAAGCAGCATCATATGTGAAGGCTCTGATTCTCAACTACTATGTG ATCGAGGTGAGATCCGTATTCAGCGTGCCAACTATGGTCGTCGTCAACACGATGTGTGTTCCATTGGGCGCCCACATAAACAACTCAAAAACACCAACTGCCTCAGGCAATCCACCACCAGCATAATGGCAGAAAG GTGTGATGGAAAGCGCCAGTGTATCGTCAAGGTATCCAACTCTGTGTTCGGTGACCCCTGTGTCGGAACCTATAAGTACTTGGATGTGGCTTACACCTGTGACTGA